In Schizosaccharomyces osmophilus chromosome 2, complete sequence, the following proteins share a genomic window:
- the abc4 gene encoding vacuolar phytochelatin and glutathione S-conjugate ABC family transmembrane transporter Abc4: MDVPRPSPYMFGSSSFQYLPYQVRSLLGNSFTYFLKESPHDYHEDSLLSQVHYKYLLTGGLVCTYLYVIYQWLSNSFFVKRHVSSEFSGLRRVHGLCLWMLSFLFLCLTVFMYAEGRFPTRFVAHGVNHVLLAFSIHSFLFHSLRILVPRARPTLYHSAVLLNLFIVPVFFDFYIYPFLLIHRPPMSIFSPFLWAYFAIAIAINIIPWFTPRVWYPLFPEEHDRPSEEQTCTYFSYICSYYWLNRLISIATRRTVEFDDAPQLPDYDKNKLWSSRYERLKRPSLYVTMHLIFAFQMLGMATASFFISATQFISPVAMNRFLKYLENPKADYLSPYVWIALLLLGPFINSMAFQSYLFLSTRYTVRSYSVLVYQIYKKVLDFRFVQNKNEESKVGRVNNLISTDANDIGELREFIHVAVRAPFEIGISVYLLQKLLGWSAYIGLVLAVLTTSVPILLGPFVAKLTLMSNKATDSRIELMSELLQSIRVTKFFGWERPMLERVQEKRRYEIHRTWKLLLMEILIQVLVESLPFFSMFVTFILFTTVMGQKITPSIAFTSISLFNLVRNQFAWISHLLRQLVQIFVSIGRISDFLHDPNEVDPSVYTDSESEDVGFDNATFTWPSNPVDGDFRLRDLNFKFPKNQLSIVVGPTGSGKTSLISALLGELSLASGSYSLPRSKGVSYVSQVAWLRNATVKDNILFNSIFDETRYRDVLKSCGLQSDLENLPAGDLTEIGEKGVTLSGGQKQRIALARAVYAPSSVVLIDDVMSALDIHTSNWIFRHLFQGPLMQNRTVILVTHSVNLFLDDANFIVTVKNGSAFPTKDKSLPILQLNEEIAHTPESTAEPEMPISEIPLDSSVDAQQIAESGKLVEDEKRATGDVPMSAIFEYFRQFGSGTYVCIILLLLVVTQTLSILIDLWVAFWTNKSIDSPDMSNTKFLFVYGTMLVLYCVLDYLRTYTYDKGSLIAAKNIHNSMLKNVFGTYASWFNKTPTGRIVNRFAKDIRSLDLNLPSWLFWSIECFLSILAGLISVSSAMPLFLIPAVIICSVGFYVGVLYTKAQVGIKRLISVHNSPIFGLLGESISGLAVIRAFNMQSTFRDEFSKRIDNLMRLQSASYNLNRWVAIRTDGISGLVGGLAGFIALKQSHLSPGLVGFSLNQSVMFSVTVLYFVRSFNNLQAEMNSYERVKEYTRLEQEPAPTKEGEVPVAWPKEGDIKFENVSVSYTPKGSSVIENLNLHIHHAEKVAIVGRTGSGKSTLGLTLLRFTHRVGGSLRINDLEIENVNLSSLRQRISFIPQDPILFSGTVRSNLDPFNELDECLLNEALQTSGANKMAIAYTDDQQPIHITLDTQVSSEGSNFSQGQKQVLALARAIVRRSKIIILDECTASVDDATDQQIQKTLRSAFGDVTMLCIAHRLKTIVDYHKVMVMDKGVLVEYGPPGELYNKGGVFRQMCEQSAISFPESN; the protein is encoded by the coding sequence ATGGATGTTCCACGACCCTCTCCCTATATGTTTGGGTCAAGTAGTTTTCAATACTTGCCATATCAGGTGCGCTCCCTCCTTGGAAACTCCTTTACttattttctaaaagaaagtcCTCACGATTACCATGAGGATTCTCTCTTGTCCCAAGTGCACTACAAGTACCTTCTTACCGGTGGTCTTGTTTGTACATACCTCTACGTAATATATCAATGGCTttccaattctttctttgtaaagCGTCATGTATCTTCCGAGTTTTCTGGCCTGCGGCGCGTCCATGGTCTCTGTCTCTGgatgctttcttttctctttttatgTTTAACCGTATTCATGTATGCTGAAGGGCGTTTCCCAACGAGATTTGTAGCCCATGGTGTTAATCATGTGttgcttgctttttctatacactcttttctttttcattcactCCGCATCCTTGTTCCCCGGGCCCGCCCTACCTTATATCATTCTGCGGTATTATTGAATCTTTTCATCGTTCCTGtcttctttgatttttacATTTATCCCTTTCTTCTAATCCATCGTCCTCCTATGTCCATTTTCTCTCCGTTTTTATGGGCCTATTTTGCGATTGCCATCGCCATAAATATCATTCCGTGGTTTACACCACGTGTGTGGTATCCCTTGTTTCCCGAGGAGCACGATCGACCTTCCGAAGAACAAACCTGTACTTACTTTAGTTATATTTGCAGCTACTATTGGCTAAACAGACTCATCAGTATCGCTACTCGTCGTACTGTCGAGTTTGATGATGCTCCTCAGCTGCCGGATTATGATAAGAACAAACTCTGGTCTAGTAGGTATGAAAGACTCAAACGCCCTTCTTTGTATGTTACTATGCATCTTATTTTTGCATTCCAAATGCTGGGTATGGCTACTGCAAGCTTTTTCATTAGTGCTACACAATTTATTTCCCCTGTAGCCATGAATCGCTTCCTtaaatatttggaaaatccCAAGGCCGATTATTTGTCTCCTTATGTCTGGattgctttgcttttacTTGGTCCCTTCATAAATTCAATGGCCTTCCAATCTTACCTATTTTTGTCAACTCGCTATACCGTCCGTTCTTACTCGGTTCTTGTCTATcaaatatacaaaaaggTGCTCgattttcgttttgtgcaaaacaaaaatgagGAATCAAAAGTAGGCCGAGTGAACAACCTTATTTCTACTGATGCTAATGATATTGGTGAGCTTCGAGAATTTATTCATGTTGCCGTAAGAGCACCGTTTGAAATCGGTATTTCTGTCTACTTGTTGCAAAAACTATTAGGTTGGAGTGCTTACATCGGCCTTGTCCTTGCCGTTTTAACCACATCCGTTCCTATTTTGTTGGGTCCTTTTGTTGCTAAGCTAACTTTGATGTCAAACAAAGCAACTGATTCCCGTATTGAATTAATGTCCGAACTTCTTCAAAGTATTCGTGTAACAAAGTTCTTTGGTTGGGAACGCCCAATGCTCGAACGCGTGCAAGAAAAACGTCGATATGAGATTCATCGAACCTGGAAGTTGCTTTTAATGGAAATTTTAATTCAAGTTTTAGTTGAGTCTTTACCCTTTTTCAGCATGTTTGTTACCTTTATCCTCTTCACTACTGTAATGGGACAGAAAATTACACCTTCCATTGCATTTACTTCGATTtcacttttcaatttagtGCGTAATCAATTTGCATGGATTTCTCATCTTTTAAGACAATTGGTACAGATTTTCGTTTCAATTGGTAGAATTTCAGACTTTTTGCATGACCCTAATGAAGTTGATCCCTCTGTCTACACTGATTCAGAAAGTGAAGACGTTGGTTTTGACAATGCTACTTTCACTTGGCCATCCAACCCTGTTGATGGAGATTTCCGTTTACGTGACttgaatttcaaatttccaaagaacCAGCTCTCAATTGTTGTAGGACCTACCGGTTCCGGAAAAACTTCGCTTATTTCGGCTTTGCTTGGTGAATTAAGTCTTGCTAGCGGCTCTTATTCGTTACCTCGTTCTAAAGGTGTATCATACGTGTCTCAAGTCGCTTGGTTGCGCAATGCCACCGTTAAAGATAATATTCTGTTCAACTCTATATTCGATGAAACACGCTACAGAGATGTTTTAAAATCCTGCGGTTTGCAGAGCGATTTGGAGAATTTACCTGCCGGTGATTTAACTGAAATTGGTGAGAAAGGTGTTACTTTGTCTGGAGGTCAGAAACAACGTATTGCGCTTGCTCGTGCTGTCTACGCACCTTCCTCCGTTGTTTTAATTGATGATGTTATGTCTGCTTTGGACATTCATACATCAAACTGGATTTTCCGCCATCTTTTCCAAGGTCCTTTAATGCAAAATCGTACTGTTATTCTCGTTACGCATAGTGTGAATCTTTTCTTAGATGATGCCAACTTTATCGTTACCGTTAAGAATGGATCAGCCTTTCCAACCAAGGATAAGTCATTACCTATCTTGcaattaaatgaagaaattgctCATACACCTGAATCTACAGCTGAACCAGAGATGCCGATTTCAGAGATCCCACTTGATTCCTCAGTAGATGCTCAGCAAATTGCCGAATCAGGTAAATTAgtggaagatgaaaaaagagCAACCGGAGACGTACCTATGTCTGctatttttgaatatttccGTCAATTCGGCTCGGGAACATATGTATGCATTATTCTTCTATTGCTAGTTGTTACTCAGACATTGTCTATTCTGATCGATTTGTGGGTGGCATTTTGGACCAACAAATCCATAGACTCTCCTGATATGAGTAATACCAAGTTCTTATTTGTATATGGAACAATGCTCGTCCTTTACTGCGTGCTCGACTATTTGCGCACTTATACGTATGACAAAGGTTCCTTGATTGCTGCAAAGAATATTCATAATTCGATGCTGAAGAATGTGTTCGGTACTTATGCTTCGTGGTTTAATAAGACTCCTACTGGAAGAATTGTGAACCGCTTTGCTAAAGATATTCGTTCTTTGGATCTTAATTTGCCGTCTTGGCTTTTCTGGTCCATCGAATGTTTCCTTTCAATTCTTGCTGGGTTAATATCTGTTTCTTCGGCTATGcctcttttcttgattccTGCCGTTATTATCTGTTCGGTTGGATTTTACGTCGGTGTGCTTTATACTAAAGCCCAAGTTGGTATAAAACGATTAATTTCCGTCCATAATTCTCCTATTTTCGGCCTTCTTGGAGAGAGTATTTCCGGACTTGCAGTAATTCGTGCATTCAACATGCAAAGTACATTTAGGGATGAATTCTCTAAGAGGATTGACAACTTAATGCGTCTTCAGAGTGCCTCATACAATTTAAATAGATGGGTTGCCATTAGAACAGATGGCATTAGTGGATTAGTTGGTGGATTGGCTGGATTTATTGCTCTTAAGCAAAGCCATCTTTCTCCTGGTCTTGTCGGGTTTTCACTTAACCAATCTGTGATGTTTAGCGTAACAGTCCTTTATTTTGTCCGCTCCTTTAACAACTTGCAAGCTGAGATGAACAGCTACGAAAGGGTTAAAGAGTATACTCGATTAGAGCAAGAACCTGCACCTACGAAAGAGGGTGAAGTCCCAGTGGCGTGGCCCAAAGAGGGAGACATCAAATTCGAAAATGTCAGCGTTAGCTACACTCCAAAGGGGTCTAGTGTCATTGAGAATTTAAATCTTCACATTCATCACGCTGAGAAGGTAGCAATTGTTGGACGAACCGGCAGTGGTAAGAGTACCTTAGGACTAACTCTTTTACGATTCACACATCGAGTGGGAGGATCTTTACGTATTAACGATTTGGAGATTGAGAATGTTAACTTGAGTTCTCTACGTCAGCGAATCTCATTCATCCCTCAAGACCCAATCCTGTTTTCTGGAACGGTTCGAAGCAATTTGGATCCTTTCAATGAACTTGATGAGTGTTTACTAAACGAGGCACTCCAGACGAGTGGGGCAAATAAAATGGCTATTGCTTATACCGATGATCAGCAGCCAATTCATATAACCTTAGATACTCAAGTATCTTCGGAAGGCTCAAATTTTTCTCAGGGCCAGAAGCAAGTATTGGCACTCGCTAGAGCGATCGTTCGACGCTCCAAAATTATAATTCTCGACGAATGTACGGCATCGGTAGATGACGCTACAGATcaacaaatccaaaaaacaTTGCGTAGCGCATTTGGTGATGTGACTATGTTGTGCATTGCTCATCGTTTGAAAACAATCGTTGACTATCATAAAGTTATGGTTATGGACAAAGGTGTGCTTGTTGAATATGGACCACCTGGAGAGTTATATAATAAGGGCGGTGTTTTCCGGCAAATGTGTGAGCAGAGCGCAATTAGCTTTCCGGAATCTAACTAG
- the tsn1 gene encoding translin yields MDKSIFKELQTKVDHETSLRDELGSRVETIDQETKVLRLLLGEVEISKNQTSIDITRSIEVIKVKIQELADVASEHSYYKYVNVWDRAIQEVACLTLLATWRGALPGHEDKKYHVLTLEEVGQILNVPVYPEEVKFHISIEEYLHGVLSISTELARLSVNAVIYGNKEVPLKSLQTIENVHSSFQLLSLKNDSLRRHFDSLKYQLKRAEDVVYDMRIHNLLDE; encoded by the exons ATGGATAAATCTATCTTCAAGGAACTGCAGACAAAAGTTGATCATGAAACATCTTTGCGAGAT GAATTAGGCTCTCGTGTGGAAACGATTGatcaagaaacaaaagtattACGTCTCTTACTTGGAGAAGTTGAAATCT CAAAGAACCAAACGTCCATTGATATTACAAGGAGCATTGAGGTTATAAAAGTGAAAATTCAAGAATTGGCGGATGTGGCATCTGAACATTCTTACTACAAATATGTTAATGTCTGGGACAGAGCGATTCAAGAAGTCGCATGCTTGACTTTGTTGGCAACTTGGAGAGGTGCTCTCCCAGGACATGAAGACAAGAAGTACCACGTTTTGACTCTGGAAGAAGTTGGTCAAATTTTGAACG TTCCTGTGTATCCTGAAGAAGTTAAATTTCACATTTCGATTGAGGAGTATTTACATGGTGTTTTGTCCATAAGTACTGAACTG GCACGATTATCTGTTAATGCTGTGATTTATGGCAACAAAGAGGTTCCTTTGAAATCGCTTCAAACTATTGAAAATGTACACTCGTCCTTCCAATTGTTATCACTGAAAAATGACTCTTTACGCCGTCATTTCGACAGCTTAAAATATCAACTCAAAAGAGCTGAAGATG TGGTTTATGATATGAGAATTCATAATCTGTTAGATGAATAA
- the kti12 gene encoding elongator complex associated protein Kti12, protein MPLIIFSGYPSSGKTTRAKQLQKALEERIENNVDGTKEYRVVIINDESLDIKKEVYRESKTEKAARGLLYSAVQRELSKSTIVICDALNYIKGFRYQLFCESKSMYTPHCVVHVAVPKEMPKQLNDTSENPYPEDVLEGLIFRYEEPNGMTRWDSPLFTVIHDDPTPPIDAIWSVLIHNKSVKPNLATMTKAPAEVNYLYELDKITQDVIMLILNHQNTEGSSSLPIPGSRLQIEMPSITVSLPLLQRFRRQFVHINRQQSYNTNLLKDMFVDYLNGQFETME, encoded by the exons ATGCCATTAATTATCTTTTCTGGATATCCCTCTTCAGGGAAAACGACGCGTGCAAAACAACTTCAGAAAGCTTTGGAAGAGCGTATAGAAAACAATGTTGATGGAACGAAAGAATACCGTGTAGTTATCATCAATGATGAATCTTTGGacattaaaaaagaagtttacAGAG AATCAAAAACCGAAAAAGCTGCTCGTGGACTTTTGTACTCTGCCGTCCAACGTGAACTCTCCAAGAGTACTATAGTCATTTGTGATGCACTAAACTATATTAAAGGATTTCGTTATCAGCTTTTCTGCGAGTCAAAATCCATGTACACCCCTCACTGTGTG GTCCATGTTGCTGTACCCAAAGAGATGCCTAAACAACTAAATGATACTTCCGAGAATCCATACCCCGAAGATGTCCTGGAAGGATTAATTTTTCGATATGAAGAACCAAATGGAATGACTCGATGGGATTCACCTCTTTTCACAGTCATTCACGACGATCCTACTCCTCCCATTGATGCTATTTGGTCAGTGCTAATTCATAACAAATCTGTGAAACCAAACTTGGCTACCATGACCAAAGCACCTGCTGAagtaaattatttatacGAACTCGATAAAATAACACAGGACGTTATCATGCTAATCCTCAATCATCAAAATACAGAGGGATCTTCTTCGTTGCCAATTCCCGGAAGCCGCCTTCAAATTGAAATGCCAAGTATAACTGTGTCACTTCCACTTTTACAGCGTTTTCGCCGTCAATTTGTTCACATCAATCGCCAACAATCATACAATACCAACCTTTTAAAAGATATGTTTGTCGATTATTTGAACGGACAATTTGAAACAATGGAGTGA